One Fibrobacter sp. UWB16 DNA window includes the following coding sequences:
- a CDS encoding type II secretion system protein GspD has translation MLDFADVALSEVARTLSLAYGTSILTDDVGDVRVTFHLEGVSLFEGLTSLCAAHGLDVVLEGRVYHIRRSRVQNGSIALTDSGVVVDVQNMNVREFVKEFGLNTGVNVLADYDVDGVVSGNLRGMVPEMAFRVLMESNGFKVRGKRGCLRVSRAKAGDGGKALNGSPDGAEVSVERAGDLYSVDLQSASLKSVLKAIAEEAGLNLAVYGDLNEIVQMSFKDVSLPELLASLFRGSAFTFRLDSSSLWVSEEGAKALADVQVFPLKHVSPEKAMAQLSKFMKGSELNVSEYREQNSLVLGGSPRAIARAAELLKMVDVPQMQVTLACVIVEFRKGRGFAIGVRSGATRNVGERDIQARGFFDFLGKDISKSGAFGKIGILPDRFELELSSMEENNEAKVLARPRVTTLNGNKSELNVTNTVYYLVSQVSADGYPITDYRSFNDGISLELTPTMTQDGLITLSVSPEIKTAGRSTGDGPRDISSRNMKTTVVLRDGETLCLGGLIRKNKTEVRQAVPFLGSIPILGRLFSYTSEEEDESELAIFITPTVEVKR, from the coding sequence ATGCTTGATTTTGCGGATGTCGCGCTCTCGGAGGTGGCGCGGACGCTTTCGCTTGCGTATGGAACGTCGATTTTGACGGATGATGTTGGCGATGTGCGCGTGACGTTTCACTTGGAGGGGGTGAGTCTTTTCGAGGGGCTGACTTCGCTTTGCGCGGCGCATGGGCTAGATGTGGTGCTGGAGGGGCGTGTGTACCATATTCGGCGTTCGCGCGTGCAAAATGGTTCGATTGCACTCACGGATTCAGGCGTAGTCGTTGATGTCCAAAACATGAACGTGCGCGAGTTTGTGAAGGAATTTGGGCTGAACACGGGCGTGAATGTGCTTGCGGATTACGACGTGGATGGTGTGGTGAGTGGAAATCTGAGGGGAATGGTTCCGGAAATGGCGTTTCGCGTGCTGATGGAATCTAACGGGTTTAAGGTACGCGGGAAGCGCGGGTGTTTGCGGGTTTCTCGTGCAAAAGCGGGGGACGGCGGGAAAGCTCTGAACGGTTCGCCGGATGGCGCGGAAGTTTCTGTGGAACGTGCGGGAGACCTTTATTCGGTGGATTTGCAGTCGGCTTCGCTCAAATCGGTGCTTAAGGCAATTGCTGAAGAAGCGGGGCTCAATTTGGCGGTTTATGGCGATTTGAATGAAATAGTGCAGATGTCGTTCAAGGATGTTTCGTTGCCGGAACTTTTAGCGTCACTTTTTCGCGGAAGTGCGTTCACGTTTCGGCTAGATTCGTCGTCGCTTTGGGTCTCGGAAGAAGGGGCGAAAGCGCTTGCCGATGTACAGGTATTCCCGCTAAAGCATGTGTCGCCTGAGAAGGCTATGGCGCAGCTTTCGAAGTTTATGAAAGGATCGGAACTGAATGTTTCGGAATATCGCGAGCAGAATTCACTGGTGCTTGGAGGTTCGCCGCGAGCGATTGCGCGTGCTGCGGAGCTCTTGAAAATGGTCGATGTGCCCCAAATGCAGGTGACGCTTGCGTGTGTGATTGTGGAGTTTCGCAAGGGACGTGGTTTTGCGATTGGTGTGCGGAGTGGGGCAACGCGAAATGTGGGAGAGCGCGATATTCAGGCGCGCGGATTCTTTGATTTCTTGGGCAAGGATATTTCCAAATCGGGGGCGTTCGGAAAAATTGGAATCTTGCCGGATCGCTTTGAGCTGGAGCTTTCGTCGATGGAAGAGAACAATGAGGCGAAGGTTCTTGCGCGCCCACGCGTGACAACGCTGAACGGCAATAAGTCGGAACTCAACGTGACGAATACGGTCTATTATCTTGTCAGTCAAGTTTCTGCGGATGGGTACCCGATTACGGATTACCGCTCGTTTAACGATGGTATTTCATTGGAACTCACTCCAACGATGACGCAAGACGGTTTGATAACGTTGTCTGTGTCTCCAGAAATCAAGACGGCGGGCAGGAGCACTGGCGATGGGCCGCGAGACATCAGTTCTCGGAACATGAAGACAACTGTGGTGTTGCGTGATGGCGAAACTTTGTGCTTGGGTGGGCTTATTCGCAAGAACAAGACGGAGGTGCGGCAGGCGGTGCCGTTCTTGGGGAGTATTCCGATTCTTGGGCGGTTATTCAGTTACACCTCCGAAGAAGAGGACGAAAGTGAACTCGCGATTTTCATTACGCCAACAGTTGAAGTTAAACGATAA